One stretch of Sardina pilchardus chromosome 17, fSarPil1.1, whole genome shotgun sequence DNA includes these proteins:
- the kcnj8 gene encoding ATP-sensitive inward rectifier potassium channel 8 — MLARKSIIPEEFALPALASRMPRKPVFRDRVNKARFIAKNGSCNLAHKNIREQGRFLQDVFTTLVDLKWRFTLVIFTMTFLCSWLLFGMGWWLVAFAHGDLDPHRGSGIDKCVAQVRSFTSAFLFSIEVQVTIGFGGRMITEQCPVAITVLILQNIAGLIINAVMLGCIFMKTAQSHRRAETLIFSRHAVIAVRNNRLCFMIRVGDLRKSMIIGASVRLQVVRKTTTPEGEVIPIHQIEVPTESAVAGNNIFLLSPLVICHVIDKNSPLYDLSAMELQCSDLEVIVILEGVVETTGITTQARTSYVTEEIQWGHRFVPIVTEEEGVYSVDYSKFGNTVKVATPPCSARELDEKPSILIQTLQKSELSHQNSLRKRNSMRRNNSMRKVNATAGMRRNNSSLAVPKVQFFTPEGNQNVAVT, encoded by the exons ATGTTGGCACGAAAAAGCATAATACCCGAGGAATTTGCACTACCGGCACTTGCGTCGCGTATGCCCCGAAAACCTGTCTTCAGAGACCGAGTTAATAAAGCGCGTTTCATCGCAAAAAATGGCTCTTGCAACCTGGCGCACAAGAATATCCGTGAGCAGGGTCGATTTCTTCAAGATGTTTTCACAACTTTGGTAGACCTTAAATGGCGCTTCACACTGGTCATTTTCACGATGACGTTTCTTTGTAGTTGGTTACTTTTTGGCATGGGTTGGTGGCTTGTTGCTTTTGCCCATGGAGACTTGGACCCTCACCGCGGCTCCGGCATCGATAAATGTGTCGCTCAAGTTAG ATCTTTCACATCCGCCTTCCTCTTCTCCATTGAGGTCCAAGTCACCATCGGCTTCGGCGGACGCATGATCACGGAGCAGTGCCCAGTGGCGATCACGGTCTTGATACTGCAGAACATCGCGGGTCTGATCATCAACGCCGTGATGCTCGGCTGCATCTTCATGAAGACGGCACAGTCACACCGCCGCGCAGAGACGCTCATCTTCAGTCGCCATGCCGTCATCGCCGTGCGCAACAACCGCCTCTGCTTCATGATTCGTGTAGGGGACCTGCGCAAAAGCATGATAATTGGCGCCTCAGTAAGGCTTCAG GTGGTGCGCAAGACCACTACGCCCGAAGGGGAGGTCATCCCCATCCACCAGATTGAGGTGCCGACTGAGAGTGCGGTGGCTGGGAACaacatcttcctcctctcgccACTGGTCATCTGCCACGTGATCGACAAGAACAGCCCACTGTACGACCTCTCGGCTATGGAGTTGCAGTGCAGCGACCTGGAAGTGATCGTGATCCTGGAGGGCGTGGTGGAGACCACAGGCATCACAACGCAGGCGAGGACATCTTATGTGACAGAGGAGATCCAGTGGGGCCACCGCTTCGTGCCCATCGtgacggaggaggagggcgtGTACTCGGTGGACTACTCCAAGTTCGGGAACACCGTGAAGGTGGCGACGCCACCGTGCAGCGCGCGAGAGCTGGACGAAAAGCCGTCCATCCTCATCCAGACGCTGCAGAAGAGCGAGCTGTCGCACCAGAACTCACTACGCAAGCGCAACTCCATGCGGCGCAACAACTCCATGCGGAAGGTCAACGCCACCGCCGGAATGCGCCGGAACAACTCCTCGCTAGCTGTGCCTAAGGTGCAGTTTTTCACGCCCGAGGGGAACCAGAATGTGGCCGTCACATGA